The sequence GCTGCTTCATGGCGGGGCTCGGCGGCGCCATCATCGTGCCCAGCCAGTCGGCGGTGCTCGGCATGGGCGTGGACGCGCTCGTGCTCGCCTTCATCGTCGTCGTCATCGGCGGGCTCGGGAGCCTCGAGGGCGCGCTGGTCGGCGCCCTCATCGTCGGGCTCGTGCGCGAGGCCGGCATCGCGTGGTTCCCGGAGATCGAGCTCGCGGTCCTCTATCTCATCGCCGCGCTCGTGCTGCTCGCGCGGCCCGCCGGGCTCTTCGGACGGCCATGAGCACGCCGACCGTGGACGCCTCCGCGCTCGCCCTCGGCGCCACGTCGCCGGGGCGGGTCCTCCGCTGGGCCGTTCCCGTGGGCGTCGTCCTGCTCGTCGTGCCGTGGGTGGCGAGCGAGTTCGTCACGATCCAGCTCGAGTACGGGCTCGTGATGGCGATCGCCGCCCTCGGCTTCAACCTGCTGCTCGGCTACACGGGGCTCCTCTCCTTCGGCCACTCGGCCTACTTCGGCGTGGGCGCCTACGCCGTCGCGCTGATGGTCAAGTACCTCAGGGTCGGCTCGATGGAGCTGTTCCTCGTCGGCGCGATCGTCGCGTCCGTGCTCGTCACCGCGGTCTTCGGCATCGTCTGCGTGCGCTACACGCGGATCTTCTTCGGCATCCTCACGCTCGCGCTCTCGCAGGTGCTCTGGTCGCTCGCGTTCAAGTTCTTCTGGGTGACGGGCGGCACCGACGGCCTGCGCGTCCCGACGCCCTCGCTGTTCGGCGGGCTCGTGACGGGCACCGGGGACAAGACCACGTTCATGGTCCACGCGTACTACTACTACGTGCTGGCCGTCTTCGGCGCCTGCGCCGCGCTCATGTGGATCATCGTGAACTCGCCGTTCGGCAAGGCGCTCCAGGCGATCCGCGACAACGAGACGCGCGCCGAGTTCGTCGGCGTCCGGATCTGGCGCTACCGCTGGGTCGCGTTCCTCGTCTCGGGCGTCTTCACGGGCCTCGCCGGGGCCCTCTGGGTGCCGCTCAACGGGCTCACGACGCCCGACATCATGTACTGGCAGTTCTCGGGCGAGCTCGTATTCATGACGGTGCTCGGCGGGTTCCGCTCGTTCGCCGGGCCGATCGTCGGCGCGATCGTGTTCAACTACCTCAAGGTCTACGCGGTGGGCTACACGGTGTACTGGCAGCTCCTGCTCGGCGCCGTGCTCGTCGCGCTCGTCCTCTCGCTGCCCACCGGGATCGTCGGGACCGCGGAGCGGCTCGTCGCGCGGCTCCGGGGGAGGAGCCAGCCGTGAGTCTCCTGGTCACGAAGGACCTCGTCAAGTGGTTCGGGGACACGCACGCGGTGGACCACGTGGACTTCACGGTGAAGGAGAGCGAGGTGCTCGCCCTGATCGGCTCGAACGGGGCGGGGAAGACCACGCTCGTGAACCTGATCTCCGGCCTCTTCCCGCCCGACGCCGGGCGGATCCTGTTCCGCGACCGG comes from Candidatus Methylomirabilota bacterium and encodes:
- a CDS encoding branched-chain amino acid ABC transporter permease, with the protein product MSTPTVDASALALGATSPGRVLRWAVPVGVVLLVVPWVASEFVTIQLEYGLVMAIAALGFNLLLGYTGLLSFGHSAYFGVGAYAVALMVKYLRVGSMELFLVGAIVASVLVTAVFGIVCVRYTRIFFGILTLALSQVLWSLAFKFFWVTGGTDGLRVPTPSLFGGLVTGTGDKTTFMVHAYYYYVLAVFGACAALMWIIVNSPFGKALQAIRDNETRAEFVGVRIWRYRWVAFLVSGVFTGLAGALWVPLNGLTTPDIMYWQFSGELVFMTVLGGFRSFAGPIVGAIVFNYLKVYAVGYTVYWQLLLGAVLVALVLSLPTGIVGTAERLVARLRGRSQP